A genome region from Manihot esculenta cultivar AM560-2 chromosome 5, M.esculenta_v8, whole genome shotgun sequence includes the following:
- the LOC110614794 gene encoding small nuclear ribonucleoprotein SmD3b has protein sequence MSRSLGIPVKLLHEASGHVVTVELKSGELYRGSMVECEDNWNCQLESITYTAKDGKVSQLEHVFIRGSKVRFMVIPDMLKNAPMFKRLDARIKGKSASLGVGRGRSVAMRAKAQAAGRAAPGRGVVPPVRR, from the exons ATGAGCAGGAGCTTAGGGATACCAGTGAAGCTGCTCCACGAGGCTTCGGGCCACGTGGTGACGGTGGAGTTGAAGAGCGGAGAGCTTTACAGAGGGAGCATGGTGGAGTGCGAAGACAATTGGAATTGTCAACTTGAGAGTATCACTTACACTGCTAAG GATGGAAAGGTGTCGCAGCTTGAGCATGTTTTTATTAGGGGCAGCAAAGTCAG GTTTATGGTCATACCAGATATGCTAAAGAATGCACCCATGTTCAAGCGCCTGGATGCTAGGATCAAG GGTAAGAGCGCATCACTTGGAGTTGGCAGGGGTAGATCTGTTGCAATGCGGGCTAAA GCTCAAGCTGCTGGGCGGGCAGCACCTGGTAGAGGTGTTGTACCACCTGTTAGGAGGTGA
- the LOC110614649 gene encoding small nuclear ribonucleoprotein SmD3b has product MSRSLGIPVKLLHEASGHVVTVELKSGELYRGSMVECEDNWNCQLESITYTAKDGKVSQLEHVFIRGSKVRFMVIPDMLKNAPMFKRLDARIKGKSASLGVGRGRSVAMRAKAQAAGRAAPGRGVVPPVRR; this is encoded by the exons ATGAGCAGGAGCTTAGGGATACCAGTGAAGCTGCTTCACGAGGCTTCGGGCCACGTGGTGACGGTGGAGTTGAAAAGCGGAGAGCTTTACAGAGGGAGCATGGTGGAGTGCGAAGACAATTGGAATTGTCAACTTGAGAGTATCACTTACACTGCTAAG GATGGAAAGGTGTCGCAGCTTGAGCATGTTTTTATTAGGGGCAGCAAAGTCAG GTTTATGGTCATACCAGATATGCTAAAGAATGCACCCATGTTCAAGCGCCTGGATGCTAGGATCAAG GGTAAGAGCGCATCACTTGGAGTTGGCAGGGGTAGATCTGTTGCAATGCGGGCTAAA GCTCAAGCTGCTGGGCGGGCAGCACCTGGTAGAGGTGTTGTACCACCTGTTAGGAGGTGA